A stretch of Amycolatopsis balhimycina FH 1894 DNA encodes these proteins:
- a CDS encoding fumarylacetoacetate hydrolase family protein, with translation MRLATYEHRGAVHAGVVTDEGVRAFPAGVTVLDLVRSGLPAALDAGVLSGPAVPLADVRLLPPLDPPTVRDFVAFEEHVEGMVAPGSVPPEWYEAPTFYFTNPCALVGAHDDVPIPPGSRLFDFELEVAAVMGPDAIFGYTIFNDWSARDLQRREMKVQLGPAKGKDSATTLGPWLVTADEFTVDSDGFLDLAMRVSVNGAEIGHDRLSNMGWPFEELVAYAARGTRVRAGDVLGSGTCGNGGCLAELWGRRGAQDPPPLKPGDVVEMTVEGIGTIRNTVVAGHDLPPVRPARSRPRRR, from the coding sequence ATGCGGCTCGCCACCTACGAACACCGCGGCGCGGTGCACGCGGGCGTGGTGACGGACGAGGGTGTCCGCGCCTTCCCGGCCGGGGTGACGGTCCTGGACCTGGTGCGGTCCGGTCTGCCCGCCGCCCTCGATGCCGGTGTCCTCAGTGGACCCGCCGTGCCGCTGGCCGACGTCCGGTTGCTGCCGCCGCTCGACCCGCCGACCGTGCGGGACTTCGTCGCCTTCGAGGAGCACGTCGAGGGCATGGTCGCCCCGGGTTCGGTGCCGCCCGAGTGGTACGAGGCGCCGACGTTCTATTTCACCAACCCGTGCGCCCTGGTCGGGGCGCACGACGACGTGCCGATTCCGCCGGGTTCGCGGTTGTTCGACTTCGAGCTGGAGGTCGCCGCGGTGATGGGCCCCGACGCGATCTTCGGCTACACCATCTTCAACGACTGGTCCGCCCGCGATCTCCAGCGCCGCGAAATGAAGGTCCAGCTGGGGCCGGCCAAGGGCAAGGACTCGGCGACGACGCTCGGGCCGTGGCTCGTCACCGCCGACGAGTTCACCGTGGACAGTGACGGCTTCCTCGACCTGGCGATGCGGGTGTCCGTCAACGGCGCCGAGATCGGGCACGACCGGTTGTCGAACATGGGCTGGCCGTTCGAGGAGCTCGTCGCCTACGCCGCCCGCGGCACCCGGGTACGAGCCGGGGACGTCCTCGGCTCCGGCACCTGCGGCAATGGCGGCTGTCTCGCCGAGCTGTGGGGACGCCGCGGCGCGCAGGACCCGCCGCCGCTGAAGCCCGGTGACGTCGTCGAGATGACCGTCGAGGGCATCGGCACGATCCGCAACACCGTCGTCGCCGGTCACGACCTGCCGCCGGTCCGCCCGGCCCGTTCTCGTCCGAGGCGGCGGTGA
- a CDS encoding PadR family transcriptional regulator: MKSLSEQSFLILAALADRPRHGYGLVTEVAEMSGNRIQLRASTLYAALERLAARGLVQPERDEVENGRLRRYYRLTDAGAAAVEAETQRMTTQARAAKRRLARRAGQQAPRLGLIG; this comes from the coding sequence GTGAAGTCACTGAGCGAACAGTCGTTCCTGATCCTCGCGGCGCTCGCCGACCGGCCCCGGCACGGGTACGGGCTGGTGACGGAGGTCGCGGAGATGTCCGGGAACCGGATCCAGCTCCGGGCGAGCACGCTCTACGCGGCGCTGGAGCGCCTCGCCGCCCGCGGGCTCGTCCAGCCCGAACGCGACGAGGTGGAGAACGGCCGGCTGCGCCGCTACTACCGGCTGACAGACGCGGGTGCGGCCGCGGTGGAGGCCGAGACGCAGCGGATGACCACCCAGGCCCGCGCGGCCAAGCGCCGCCTCGCTCGGCGTGCCGGGCAGCAGGCGCCCCGGCTCGGGCTGATCGGATGA
- a CDS encoding ABC transporter permease — protein MRPALHAEWTKIRTLTGPRWLLLGTIAATMALSAAITSVMTCDATGCGHDAAKLSLTGVQLGQAPVVVLAVLVISSEYDSGLIRTTLTAIPHRATVLVAKSLVLTGVVAAAGTVAVLGSLLAGRLILPGHGFTAAHGHPALSLADGPTLRATAGSVLYLVLIALLSLGIATVVRDAAAGIGTILGLLYLVPILSPVIDDPHWQRLLAQIGPMSAGLAVQATTDLDSLPIAPWAGLGVLATWTGAALLAGALLLRLRDA, from the coding sequence ATGAGACCGGCCCTGCACGCGGAATGGACGAAGATCCGCACCCTCACCGGCCCCCGTTGGCTGCTGCTGGGCACCATCGCCGCGACCATGGCCCTGAGTGCGGCGATCACCTCGGTCATGACGTGCGACGCCACCGGTTGCGGCCACGACGCGGCCAAGCTCAGCCTCACCGGCGTCCAGCTGGGCCAGGCACCGGTCGTCGTCCTGGCCGTCCTGGTGATCAGCAGCGAATACGACTCGGGCCTGATCCGCACCACCCTGACGGCGATCCCGCACCGAGCCACCGTCCTCGTGGCCAAGTCCCTCGTCCTCACCGGCGTCGTCGCCGCGGCCGGGACCGTCGCGGTTCTCGGTTCGCTGCTGGCCGGGCGGCTCATCCTGCCCGGCCACGGCTTCACGGCCGCCCACGGCCACCCGGCCTTGTCCCTGGCCGACGGGCCGACCCTGCGCGCGACCGCCGGATCGGTCCTCTACCTGGTCCTGATCGCCCTGCTCAGCCTCGGCATCGCCACCGTCGTGCGCGATGCCGCCGCCGGCATCGGCACCATCCTGGGCCTGCTCTACCTCGTGCCGATCCTCTCGCCGGTGATCGACGATCCGCACTGGCAGCGGCTCCTGGCCCAGATCGGGCCGATGAGCGCCGGGCTCGCCGTGCAAGCCACCACTGACCTCGACAGCCTGCCCATCGCGCCATGGGCAGGCCTCGGTGTCCTCGCCACCTGGACGGGTGCCGCGCTTCTGGCCGGCGCCCTGTTGTTGCGGCTGCGTGATGCCTGA
- a CDS encoding VOC family protein has translation MTDRLITHLRHVDLAVPDLARQQDFYTGAWGLAEEHSDTGISFLAAEGSPEQYVVRLRQADDKRIDLIAFGVATPADVDTLAVRLATAGVTLVHEPRVLDTPGAGYGFRFFDNEGRTIEISADVAIRAHRRIEEGESVPVRLSHVVINSADPEGTRAFYERHLGFRLSDTLMHPRMGEMMYFLRINAWHHSLAIARGPHPSLHHASFELRGLDEYMRGTGRLLRAGVEKIWGPGRHLAGHNTFSYFLDPHGNTVEYTTELEQVDEDAWHPQLHDFSKPEVSDQWGTANAMDEFVAKKSFNDPDKGLFVAPPV, from the coding sequence GTGACCGATCGCCTGATCACCCACCTGCGGCACGTCGACCTCGCCGTGCCCGACCTCGCGCGCCAGCAGGACTTCTACACCGGCGCCTGGGGCCTGGCGGAGGAACACTCCGACACCGGCATCTCCTTCCTCGCCGCCGAAGGCTCACCGGAGCAGTACGTCGTCCGGCTGCGCCAAGCCGACGACAAGCGGATCGACCTGATCGCGTTCGGCGTGGCCACGCCCGCCGACGTCGACACGCTCGCCGTCCGGCTGGCCACCGCCGGGGTGACGCTCGTGCACGAGCCCCGGGTCCTGGACACCCCGGGCGCCGGGTACGGGTTCCGGTTCTTCGACAACGAGGGCCGCACGATCGAGATCAGCGCCGACGTCGCGATCCGGGCCCACCGCCGGATCGAGGAGGGCGAGTCCGTCCCGGTGCGACTGTCGCATGTGGTCATCAACTCGGCCGACCCGGAGGGCACCCGCGCCTTCTACGAACGCCACCTCGGGTTCCGCCTGTCCGACACGCTCATGCACCCGCGGATGGGGGAGATGATGTACTTCCTGCGGATCAACGCGTGGCACCACAGCCTGGCGATCGCCCGCGGCCCGCACCCGTCGTTGCACCACGCGTCGTTCGAGCTGCGTGGCCTCGACGAGTACATGCGCGGCACCGGGCGGTTGCTGCGCGCGGGTGTCGAGAAGATCTGGGGCCCCGGCCGGCACCTGGCCGGCCACAACACCTTCAGCTACTTCCTCGACCCGCACGGCAACACCGTCGAGTACACCACCGAGCTGGAGCAGGTCGACGAGGACGCCTGGCACCCGCAGCTGCACGACTTCTCGAAGCCCGAGGTGTCGGACCAGTGGGGCACTGCGAACGCGATGGACGAGTTCGTCGCGAAGAAGTCGTTCAACGACCCCGACAAGGGCCTGTTCGTGGCCCCGCCCGTCTGA
- a CDS encoding SDR family NAD(P)-dependent oxidoreductase — protein sequence MTGKVVVVTGAGQGIGAATARLLAARGTTVIGVDLAEAPDLPGIDYRQLDVTDDAGWAGLAASLERVDGLVASAGITWRARLDDLDPGDLAHVQDVNVGGVLRAVRAVVPVMPSGGSIVVVGSAAALTGHYPVAYTASKWALRGFTKAACLELGRRGIRVNAVHPGYVETPMTASAPPGFRAANVAETPLGRTGTAAEVAALVAFLLSDEASYISGAEIPVDGGMTAHGGVKSISEAARI from the coding sequence GTGACCGGCAAGGTCGTGGTCGTCACCGGCGCCGGGCAGGGCATCGGCGCGGCGACGGCGCGGCTGCTGGCCGCACGGGGTACGACGGTGATCGGAGTCGACCTCGCCGAAGCGCCGGACCTGCCCGGCATCGACTACCGGCAGCTCGACGTCACCGACGACGCCGGCTGGGCCGGCCTCGCCGCGAGTCTGGAGCGGGTCGACGGACTGGTCGCGAGCGCGGGCATCACCTGGCGAGCCCGCCTCGACGACCTTGACCCGGGCGACCTGGCCCATGTGCAGGACGTCAACGTCGGCGGCGTCCTGCGGGCGGTGCGCGCGGTCGTGCCGGTGATGCCGTCCGGTGGCTCGATCGTCGTGGTGGGCTCGGCCGCCGCGCTGACCGGGCACTATCCGGTCGCCTACACCGCGAGCAAGTGGGCCCTGCGTGGCTTCACCAAGGCCGCTTGCCTCGAACTCGGCCGCCGCGGCATCCGCGTCAACGCCGTGCACCCCGGCTACGTCGAAACCCCGATGACGGCGTCGGCGCCACCCGGGTTCCGCGCGGCGAACGTCGCCGAGACGCCGCTCGGCCGGACCGGCACCGCAGCCGAGGTGGCCGCGCTCGTCGCGTTCCTGCTCAGCGACGAGGCGTCCTACATCTCCGGCGCCGAGATCCCCGTCGACGGCGGGATGACCGCACACGGCGGCGTCAAGTCGATCAGCGAAGCAGCCCGAATCTGA
- a CDS encoding RICIN domain-containing protein, with product MRTKLRSGRLASMIAAVLVVAFPLLPAASGHAAAGESMTVDLSSSRGPSTAVGEGFLYGISQDGTQPADQYLQPLGITAFRGGGWFSGGWIRDNYQNGTATKADLNSIIAQAKRLTQPPYHAQYQVLVSDIYGANGGQPSNTMYPCDNGNCSNWVSFIDATVGALQGSGLKFAYDIWNEPDISAFWTRGVSSPQYFQMWDTAYREIRRLAPGALIVGPSLAFTPDQNPGEWNAFLSHTKAAGTVPDEITNHDEGDGDDPVQVGQSITRYLTNNGLSPIPLSANEYQPADRQTAGVTAWYVARFAQSNYVNAMRGNWVCCVTPNLTGVLTQSGGNWLPTGHWWVLRDYADMTGTLVNTSGQVGSTAISAAKDSAAGRAVAVIGDEKGYTGPASVAFTGLSSVPWLAGNGSVRVVVQRIPDQAPLSSPQVVFSQNVTVSGGSVTVPFTFQASHDAFAIYLTPTGPTGGNTVTVTSPGDQTGTAGTAISGLQIHATDSASGQSLAYAATGLPPGLTINASSGLITGTPATGGTYTVTVTATDTTGASGTATFTWTVSGDTGGFPAGYHSLVVASDNLCLDVYGNSSTAGAVVDQWTCTGQANQQFQFVAGSGGYGELRARNSGQDVSVSGDSTAQGVPDIVQQPAPGSAGSLWLPQRQSDGSWQFKNRNSGLCLDVYGAGGNTGQQLDQWPCKNAPGTNQDFSAR from the coding sequence ATGAGGACGAAACTCCGATCGGGGCGCCTGGCGTCGATGATCGCCGCGGTGCTGGTGGTGGCGTTCCCGCTGCTGCCGGCGGCCTCGGGGCACGCGGCGGCGGGTGAGTCGATGACGGTGGACCTTTCCTCGTCGCGCGGGCCGTCGACCGCCGTCGGCGAGGGGTTCCTGTACGGCATCAGCCAGGACGGCACGCAGCCGGCGGACCAGTACCTGCAGCCGCTGGGCATCACGGCCTTCCGCGGTGGTGGCTGGTTCTCCGGCGGGTGGATCAGGGACAACTACCAGAACGGCACCGCGACCAAGGCCGACCTGAACTCGATCATCGCGCAGGCGAAGCGGCTGACCCAGCCGCCCTACCACGCGCAGTACCAGGTGCTGGTCAGCGACATCTACGGGGCGAACGGCGGCCAGCCGTCGAACACGATGTACCCGTGCGACAACGGCAACTGCTCGAACTGGGTCAGCTTCATCGACGCCACCGTGGGCGCGTTGCAGGGGTCGGGACTGAAGTTCGCCTACGACATCTGGAACGAGCCCGACATCTCCGCGTTCTGGACGCGAGGGGTGTCCAGCCCGCAGTACTTCCAGATGTGGGACACCGCCTACCGGGAGATCCGCCGGCTCGCGCCGGGTGCGCTGATCGTGGGGCCGTCGCTGGCCTTCACGCCGGACCAGAACCCGGGGGAGTGGAACGCCTTCCTGTCGCACACCAAGGCGGCCGGGACCGTGCCGGACGAGATCACCAACCACGACGAGGGCGATGGGGACGACCCGGTGCAGGTCGGCCAGTCGATCACCCGGTACCTCACGAACAACGGGCTCTCGCCCATCCCCCTGTCCGCCAACGAATACCAGCCCGCCGACCGGCAGACCGCCGGGGTGACGGCCTGGTACGTGGCGCGGTTCGCCCAGTCGAACTACGTCAACGCGATGCGGGGCAACTGGGTCTGCTGCGTGACGCCGAACCTGACCGGAGTCCTGACGCAGAGCGGCGGGAACTGGCTGCCGACCGGCCACTGGTGGGTGCTTCGCGACTACGCGGACATGACGGGCACGCTGGTGAACACCTCCGGGCAGGTCGGATCCACCGCGATCTCGGCGGCCAAGGACAGCGCGGCTGGCCGGGCCGTCGCCGTCATCGGTGACGAGAAGGGGTACACCGGTCCCGCTTCGGTCGCCTTCACCGGGCTGTCCTCGGTGCCGTGGCTGGCCGGCAACGGCAGCGTCCGCGTCGTGGTGCAGCGGATCCCGGACCAGGCGCCGCTGAGCTCACCGCAGGTGGTCTTCAGCCAGAACGTGACGGTCTCCGGCGGTTCGGTGACGGTCCCGTTCACCTTCCAGGCCTCGCACGACGCCTTCGCGATCTACCTGACGCCGACGGGTCCGACGGGTGGCAACACCGTCACCGTCACCAGCCCCGGCGACCAGACCGGGACCGCGGGCACGGCGATCAGCGGCCTGCAGATCCACGCCACGGACTCGGCGTCCGGGCAGAGCCTCGCCTACGCGGCCACCGGCCTGCCGCCGGGACTGACGATCAACGCCTCCTCCGGCCTGATCACCGGCACCCCGGCCACGGGCGGGACCTACACCGTGACAGTCACGGCGACGGACACCACCGGCGCGTCCGGGACCGCGACGTTCACCTGGACCGTCTCCGGCGACACGGGCGGCTTCCCGGCCGGCTACCACTCGCTGGTGGTGGCGAGCGACAACCTGTGCCTGGACGTGTACGGCAACTCGAGTACCGCCGGCGCCGTCGTCGACCAGTGGACCTGCACCGGGCAGGCCAACCAGCAGTTCCAGTTCGTCGCGGGTTCCGGCGGCTACGGCGAGCTGCGGGCGCGGAACTCCGGCCAGGACGTCTCGGTGTCCGGCGACTCGACGGCGCAGGGCGTCCCGGACATCGTCCAGCAACCGGCGCCCGGGTCGGCGGGCAGCCTGTGGCTGCCGCAGCGGCAGTCCGACGGCTCCTGGCAGTTCAAGAACCGCAACAGCGGCCTGTGCCTGGACGTCTACGGCGCCGGCGGCAACACCGGTCAGCAGCTGGACCAGTGGCCGTGCAAGAACGCCCCCGGCACCAACCAGGACTTCTCCGCCCGCTGA
- a CDS encoding alpha-L-arabinofuranosidase B codes for MMPARKTFGRLRRRLVVSSAAAALAFTGLVTFGGTSQAAAQGPCDIYAAGGTPCVAAHSTTRALFASYNGPLYQVQRTSDNAVRDIGLLSAGGIANAAAQDSFCAGTTCTITRVYDQTGSSGNTLVYQGPGGTGGADTAATATTEPMTVGGQKAYALYINPGNSYFAGGSGIPTGSSPEGAYMVTSGTHVNNGCCFDYGNTETDHHADGNGAMDAINFGTECWFGGCSGTGPWVQADLENGLFTGGSKTWNPNQVSETSHFVTAMLKNNGTTRMALQGANAQSGNLTKFYDGALPGGYNPMHKQGAIILGSGGDCCQTNRNASAGTFYEGAMTKGYPSDATDAAVQANIAAAGYTTGIAPFTPGSRISLKATTSCCTTDYLQHDAGDDKVVIAPVASGSSATDKADATWIVRPGLADSSCVSFESANAAGSYLRHYAFVLHLKANDGTTQFAADATFCPKPGNSGTGYSLQSFNYPAEYVRHYAMTGYIAGNGGTNAWDTTSLWREDTSWLVASPWS; via the coding sequence ATGATGCCTGCCCGGAAAACGTTCGGCCGGCTGCGCCGGAGGCTCGTCGTCTCCTCGGCCGCGGCGGCGCTCGCCTTCACCGGCCTTGTCACCTTCGGCGGCACCTCTCAGGCCGCCGCCCAAGGTCCCTGCGACATCTACGCCGCGGGCGGCACCCCCTGCGTCGCCGCGCACAGCACGACCCGCGCGCTGTTCGCCTCCTACAACGGCCCGCTCTACCAGGTGCAGCGGACGTCGGACAACGCGGTGCGGGACATCGGGCTGCTGTCCGCCGGAGGCATCGCCAACGCCGCCGCGCAGGACTCCTTCTGCGCCGGCACCACCTGCACCATCACCCGCGTCTACGACCAGACCGGCAGCAGCGGCAACACCCTCGTCTACCAGGGGCCCGGCGGGACCGGCGGCGCGGACACCGCAGCCACCGCGACCACCGAACCGATGACCGTGGGCGGGCAGAAAGCGTACGCGCTGTACATCAACCCCGGCAACAGCTACTTCGCCGGCGGCTCGGGCATCCCCACCGGCAGCTCGCCGGAAGGCGCGTACATGGTCACCAGCGGCACGCACGTCAACAACGGCTGCTGCTTCGACTACGGCAACACCGAAACCGACCACCACGCCGACGGAAACGGCGCCATGGACGCGATCAACTTCGGCACGGAATGCTGGTTCGGCGGCTGCAGCGGAACCGGACCCTGGGTACAAGCCGACCTGGAAAACGGCCTGTTCACCGGCGGCAGCAAGACGTGGAACCCCAACCAGGTCTCCGAAACCAGCCACTTCGTCACCGCGATGCTCAAGAACAACGGCACCACCCGGATGGCCCTGCAGGGCGCCAACGCCCAGTCCGGGAACCTGACCAAGTTCTACGACGGCGCACTGCCCGGCGGCTACAACCCGATGCACAAGCAGGGCGCCATCATCCTCGGCAGCGGCGGGGACTGCTGCCAGACCAACAGGAACGCCAGCGCGGGGACCTTCTACGAGGGCGCCATGACCAAGGGCTATCCCTCCGACGCCACCGACGCCGCGGTCCAGGCCAACATCGCCGCGGCCGGCTACACCACCGGCATCGCGCCCTTCACCCCGGGCTCGAGGATCTCCCTGAAGGCCACCACTTCCTGCTGCACCACCGACTACCTGCAGCACGACGCCGGTGACGACAAGGTCGTGATCGCGCCGGTGGCCTCGGGCAGTTCCGCGACCGACAAAGCCGACGCGACCTGGATCGTCCGGCCCGGCCTGGCCGACAGCAGCTGCGTCTCCTTCGAGTCGGCCAACGCGGCCGGCAGCTACCTCAGGCACTACGCGTTCGTGCTCCACCTCAAGGCGAACGACGGGACCACCCAGTTCGCCGCCGACGCCACATTCTGCCCGAAACCGGGAAACAGCGGCACGGGTTACTCGCTCCAGTCCTTCAACTACCCGGCCGAGTACGTCCGCCATTACGCCATGACCGGCTACATCGCCGGTAACGGCGGCACCAACGCCTGGGACACCACCTCACTGTGGCGCGAGGACACCAGCTGGCTCGTCGCGTCTCCCTGGAGCTGA
- a CDS encoding RICIN domain-containing protein yields the protein MSGSPHPSTPAHRPLALLVVLLTVLAGVLVPAEPAQAAANTFTLGATRYDTGGRALQLHGLGIVQAGTTWYGFGEDKTGETTANTSFQDIPCYTSTDLANWTHQGVALAKQGSGDLGPNRIVERPKVLYNATTRMYVMYLHIDNTSYSEQRVGVATSPTPCGPYSYRGSFQPLGNQSRDIGLYQDTDGSAYLLSENAGRSLRIYRLSADYTSVASAVATLPNYESPAVIKVGGTYYLLASHLTGWATNDNVYATATSLAGPWSAFRNFAAPGTNTYNSQTANIITVQGSTATTYIYAGDRWTGNAMGDSPLIWLPLTIRGTTVNLGQYPSWNLDTAAGTWSANSGLPSATTHVLKNANSSMVMDASGASTATGGKIIQWSAHGGTNQQWRLTKLSDNVFTVVNVNSGLCLDVPDGSTASGTQLQQWTCTGAAGQQWAADLVGSLTGSQYVLENVNSGLVIGVAGSSTASGAQVSQLGGTGASSQVWTIS from the coding sequence ATGTCCGGCTCACCGCACCCGAGCACCCCGGCACACCGGCCGCTCGCCCTGCTCGTCGTCCTGCTCACCGTCCTGGCCGGTGTCCTGGTGCCCGCGGAACCGGCGCAGGCGGCGGCGAACACGTTCACCCTCGGCGCCACGCGTTACGACACCGGCGGCCGCGCGTTGCAGCTGCACGGCCTGGGCATCGTCCAGGCCGGGACCACGTGGTACGGCTTCGGCGAGGACAAGACCGGCGAGACCACGGCCAACACGTCCTTCCAGGACATCCCCTGCTACACGTCCACCGATCTGGCGAACTGGACCCACCAGGGGGTCGCGCTGGCGAAGCAGGGCAGTGGTGACCTCGGGCCGAACCGCATCGTCGAACGGCCCAAAGTCCTCTACAACGCCACCACCCGGATGTACGTGATGTACCTGCACATCGACAACACGAGCTACTCCGAGCAGCGGGTCGGCGTGGCGACCAGCCCCACGCCCTGCGGCCCGTACAGCTACCGGGGGAGCTTCCAGCCGCTGGGCAACCAGAGCCGCGACATCGGTCTGTACCAGGACACCGACGGGTCGGCGTACCTGCTGAGCGAGAACGCCGGCCGCAGCCTGCGCATCTACCGGCTGTCCGCGGACTACACGTCGGTGGCGAGTGCGGTGGCGACGTTGCCGAACTACGAGTCCCCGGCCGTGATCAAGGTCGGCGGGACGTACTACCTGCTGGCTTCGCACCTGACCGGGTGGGCCACCAACGACAACGTCTACGCGACCGCGACGTCGCTCGCCGGACCCTGGTCGGCGTTCCGGAACTTCGCGGCGCCGGGCACGAACACCTACAACAGCCAGACCGCGAACATCATCACGGTCCAGGGCAGTACGGCGACCACCTACATCTATGCGGGCGACCGCTGGACGGGCAATGCCATGGGCGATTCGCCGCTGATCTGGCTCCCGCTCACGATCCGCGGCACGACGGTCAACCTGGGCCAGTACCCGAGCTGGAACCTCGATACCGCCGCGGGGACGTGGTCGGCGAATTCGGGGCTGCCCAGCGCCACCACACACGTGCTGAAGAACGCCAACAGCTCGATGGTGATGGACGCCTCGGGTGCCTCGACCGCGACCGGCGGCAAGATCATCCAATGGTCCGCCCACGGGGGCACCAACCAGCAATGGCGGTTGACGAAGCTCTCCGACAACGTCTTCACGGTGGTCAACGTCAACAGCGGGCTGTGTCTCGACGTCCCGGACGGGTCCACGGCGAGCGGAACCCAGCTGCAGCAGTGGACCTGCACCGGCGCCGCCGGCCAGCAATGGGCCGCGGACCTGGTGGGGAGCCTCACCGGCAGCCAGTACGTCCTGGAAAACGTCAACAGCGGCCTCGTGATCGGGGTGGCCGGGTCCTCCACCGCGAGCGGTGCGCAGGTCAGCCAGCTCGGCGGGACGGGCGCCTCGAGCCAGGTGTGGACGATCTCCTGA
- a CDS encoding alpha/beta fold hydrolase gives MFEYFPGNYVWNLGVVATLNSGGLIDEVDRACRPIREAAAQGEDAGTPDFLRAWTTLTDQLVTQAEEAEKAGHTRTAGQLYARATNYLCQAERLQSASAPGRLETYRRVLELQQKAFELKDPGISRVEVPFEGTTLPAYFSSAGDRAPVMIMWNGLDSTKEHMYSSGHWAELAARGISCLMVDCPGSGEALRLRGLTARVETEGWASACVDYLETRDDVDPARIGLAGWSLGGYFAPRAAAFEKRLALVVAWGANHNWGAVQRRRVEREGERPVPHYWEHVKWVWGYDDLDAFLGYADGVHLDGVVERITVPFLICHGENDRQIPVAYAHRSYDQAVRSPNRHLRIFTAEEGATEHIGLDHLTHTSTYIADWVAGTLG, from the coding sequence GTGTTCGAGTACTTTCCCGGCAACTACGTCTGGAACCTGGGCGTCGTCGCCACCCTCAACAGCGGCGGCCTCATCGACGAGGTCGACCGCGCCTGCCGGCCCATCCGCGAGGCCGCCGCTCAGGGCGAGGACGCGGGCACCCCGGACTTCCTGCGGGCGTGGACGACGCTGACCGACCAGCTCGTCACCCAGGCCGAGGAAGCCGAGAAGGCCGGCCACACCCGCACCGCCGGACAGCTCTACGCCCGCGCCACCAACTACCTGTGCCAGGCCGAACGCCTGCAGAGCGCGTCGGCGCCGGGGCGGCTCGAGACCTACCGCCGAGTCCTGGAGCTGCAGCAGAAGGCGTTCGAGCTCAAGGATCCGGGCATCAGCCGGGTGGAAGTCCCGTTCGAGGGAACGACGTTGCCCGCGTACTTCAGCTCGGCGGGCGACCGGGCGCCGGTGATGATCATGTGGAACGGCTTGGACTCGACGAAGGAACACATGTATTCCTCGGGCCACTGGGCGGAACTGGCCGCCCGCGGCATCTCGTGTCTCATGGTCGACTGCCCCGGTTCCGGGGAGGCGCTGCGCCTGCGGGGGCTCACCGCCCGCGTCGAGACGGAGGGCTGGGCGAGCGCGTGCGTGGACTACCTCGAAACCCGCGACGACGTCGACCCCGCCCGGATCGGGCTCGCCGGCTGGTCCCTCGGCGGCTACTTCGCCCCGCGCGCGGCCGCGTTCGAGAAGCGCCTCGCCCTCGTGGTCGCCTGGGGCGCCAACCACAACTGGGGCGCGGTGCAACGCCGCCGGGTCGAGCGCGAGGGCGAGCGCCCGGTGCCGCACTACTGGGAACACGTGAAGTGGGTCTGGGGGTACGACGACCTCGACGCGTTCCTCGGCTACGCCGACGGCGTGCACCTCGACGGCGTCGTCGAGCGGATCACGGTGCCGTTCCTCATCTGCCACGGGGAGAACGACCGGCAGATCCCGGTCGCGTACGCGCACCGGTCGTACGACCAGGCCGTGCGCAGCCCGAACCGCCACCTGCGGATCTTCACCGCGGAGGAGGGCGCGACCGAGCACATCGGCCTCGACCACCTGACCCACACCAGCACCTACATCGCCGACTGGGTCGCCGGCACCCTGGGGTGA